In Selenomonas dianae, a genomic segment contains:
- a CDS encoding radical SAM protein codes for MSVKGLVGFLQGYSTKDGPGIRTTVFCVNCNLRCKWCSNPELMLPGKKTMHFTLGGEERTQEVGEEWDSAQLAAWLARDRTFYEESGGGITFSGGEAALQADFVADTAARLAAMGISSALDTAGDVPWETLDRLSDHMAYVLYDVKAFDGELHRACTGRGNARILANLEKLAAKGQRLIIRMVIVPGYNDDLADVQKRMAFVKKLGDAVERVDILPYHTLGKGKYQRLGIPYPIAGDERISETYWMQLRAVADEVGVSVRIALE; via the coding sequence GTGAGTGTGAAAGGTCTCGTCGGGTTTCTGCAGGGCTACTCCACAAAGGACGGTCCCGGCATCCGTACGACGGTGTTCTGCGTGAATTGCAATCTGCGCTGTAAGTGGTGCTCGAATCCCGAGCTAATGCTGCCGGGGAAGAAGACGATGCATTTCACGCTCGGCGGCGAGGAGCGCACGCAGGAGGTCGGGGAGGAGTGGGACAGCGCACAGCTCGCAGCATGGCTTGCGCGTGACCGCACCTTTTATGAGGAGTCGGGCGGCGGCATCACCTTCTCCGGCGGAGAGGCAGCGCTGCAGGCGGACTTTGTGGCGGATACGGCGGCGCGTCTCGCGGCGATGGGCATATCCTCCGCGCTTGACACGGCGGGCGATGTTCCGTGGGAGACGCTTGACCGCCTCTCCGATCACATGGCGTATGTGCTCTACGATGTCAAGGCGTTCGATGGGGAACTTCATCGGGCGTGCACGGGCAGGGGCAACGCACGCATCCTTGCAAATCTTGAAAAACTTGCGGCAAAGGGGCAGCGTCTCATCATCCGCATGGTGATTGTGCCGGGGTACAACGATGATCTCGCCGATGTGCAAAAGCGCATGGCGTTTGTGAAAAAACTCGGAGATGCGGTCGAACGCGTGGACATCCTGCCCTACCATACCCTCGGCAAGGGAAAGTATCAGCGCCTCGGCATCCCCTATCCGATTGCAGGGGATGAGCGTATCTCTGAGACTTATTGGATGCAGCTGCGTGCTGTAGCGGACGAGGTCGGCGTGTCTGTGAGGATTGCACTAGAATAA
- a CDS encoding thiamine diphosphokinase, with the protein MHEYKHTLILPNLHATLPCVPSQEIICIGGGRTPAKDWLTQFVQQSEKGSTDRPILAIDRGVNICHALKLPPVHLIGDGDSASSKAWTWAEERGTHVHAFPPEKDFTDTELALQIAAEQYAHPLAILTAAFGGRLDHLMSTASVAAHAPIPCVLVDERETLFYLHAGESLTVTCDASPHTISLLPFTEKCTGVTTRGLYWELRDACITNRASLAISNVLAHENTKNTFTVSIKNGVLGVYLCHKE; encoded by the coding sequence ATGCATGAATACAAGCACACTCTCATCCTCCCAAACCTCCATGCAACGCTGCCATGCGTACCGTCGCAGGAGATTATCTGCATTGGCGGAGGACGAACACCGGCAAAAGATTGGCTGACACAGTTCGTTCAGCAATCCGAAAAGGGCAGTACCGATCGCCCCATCTTGGCGATTGACCGGGGTGTAAATATCTGTCATGCACTAAAGCTTCCACCCGTCCATCTGATCGGCGATGGGGACAGCGCAAGCAGCAAGGCATGGACGTGGGCAGAAGAACGCGGTACACATGTACATGCCTTCCCACCAGAAAAGGATTTTACGGACACGGAGCTTGCGCTTCAAATTGCCGCAGAGCAGTATGCCCACCCACTCGCCATTTTGACGGCAGCATTTGGCGGGCGGCTCGACCATCTCATGAGTACCGCCTCTGTCGCCGCACACGCCCCCATCCCCTGCGTACTTGTGGACGAGCGCGAAACACTTTTCTATCTCCATGCGGGCGAATCGCTGACGGTGACGTGCGACGCTTCTCCGCATACCATATCGCTCCTCCCCTTTACGGAGAAATGTACGGGCGTAACAACGCGTGGTCTGTATTGGGAACTGCGGGATGCGTGCATCACAAATCGTGCATCACTTGCAATCAGCAACGTGCTCGCACACGAAAACACAAAAAACACGTTTACCGTCTCCATCAAGAACGGCGTTCTCGGCGTTTATCTCTGCCATAAAGAATAA
- a CDS encoding tRNA 2-thiocytidine biosynthesis TtcA family protein, translating into MNINIPQSYFSKLMRAVVEFELIEQGDRILIGVSGGKDSIFLTYALAILRERLKRDFTIAAFTVNPHFDDPFDTDAIAAFCKQLNVPYEVVDVDIAGAIAEQDDKSPCFTCAFFRRGAVNRYAAAHHMNKVAYAHHHDDAVETFLMSLFYSGQLNTFRPKTYLDKTDITVIRPLVYFREQEIIDAIQYHGFTPIPSPCPHNGNTTRQTVKELIETLGRDNPNLYKHLAAGMREGALGELWPASKTRKEMERTYRTFMAKGNR; encoded by the coding sequence TTGAATATCAATATCCCACAATCCTATTTCAGCAAACTCATGCGCGCCGTCGTGGAGTTCGAACTGATCGAGCAGGGCGACCGCATCTTGATCGGTGTATCGGGCGGCAAGGACAGCATTTTTCTCACCTACGCCCTCGCCATCCTGCGCGAACGTCTGAAAAGAGATTTTACCATCGCGGCATTCACCGTCAATCCGCACTTTGACGATCCGTTTGATACCGATGCGATTGCAGCATTCTGCAAGCAGCTTAATGTCCCCTACGAGGTTGTGGATGTCGATATCGCAGGCGCGATTGCGGAGCAGGACGACAAAAGCCCCTGCTTTACCTGCGCGTTCTTTCGGCGCGGCGCAGTCAACCGCTATGCCGCAGCACACCATATGAATAAGGTCGCCTACGCGCATCACCATGACGATGCCGTGGAGACCTTTCTCATGAGTCTATTCTACTCGGGGCAGTTGAACACGTTCCGTCCCAAAACCTATCTCGATAAGACGGACATTACCGTCATCCGCCCCCTCGTCTACTTCCGCGAGCAGGAAATCATCGACGCGATCCAATACCACGGCTTCACGCCGATCCCCTCGCCCTGCCCCCACAACGGCAACACCACACGCCAGACCGTCAAAGAACTGATTGAAACGCTCGGCAGGGATAATCCGAACCTCTACAAACACCTCGCCGCAGGGATGCGTGAGGGTGCACTCGGCGAGCTTTGGCCCGCAAGCAAGACGCGCAAGGAGATGGAGCGCACCTACCGCACCTTTATGGCAAAGGGGAATCGGTAG
- a CDS encoding YdcF family protein — protein sequence MKLEDAINTISCFLALRQIEELTPESLEVHCGAGQADVLLAFGNDLPEVAEAACRAYLSGICKKILFAGGVGHSTQILKDKMKAMPEYRACDLSGAEADIYAEIARKKFDIPEQDILVENASRNCSENGRNALRILREYGIPHQVMILLQDPTMQYRSYVSMADLVTKGDILISYAPFVPQMNAELEFTEQIKGLWPRERFYSLLMGEIRRLRDDENGYGPKGCGFIPHVDIPVDVAAADEVLHNELECYAAR from the coding sequence ATGAAGCTGGAGGATGCCATCAATACGATCAGTTGTTTTCTGGCACTGCGACAGATCGAGGAACTGACGCCTGAGAGCTTGGAGGTACATTGTGGAGCAGGACAAGCCGATGTTTTGCTTGCGTTTGGCAACGATTTGCCGGAGGTGGCGGAGGCTGCGTGCAGAGCCTATCTCTCCGGCATATGCAAAAAGATCTTGTTTGCTGGAGGAGTCGGGCATTCCACGCAGATCTTAAAGGACAAGATGAAGGCAATGCCGGAATACCGCGCCTGTGATCTGTCTGGTGCAGAGGCGGATATCTATGCAGAAATTGCGCGTAAGAAGTTTGATATTCCGGAGCAGGATATCCTCGTGGAGAACGCCTCTCGCAACTGCTCGGAGAATGGGCGGAATGCACTCCGTATACTGAGGGAGTATGGCATTCCTCATCAGGTGATGATTCTCCTGCAGGATCCGACGATGCAGTATCGCAGCTATGTATCTATGGCAGATCTTGTCACGAAAGGGGATATACTGATCAGCTATGCCCCGTTTGTGCCGCAGATGAATGCGGAGTTGGAATTTACCGAACAGATCAAGGGACTTTGGCCGCGCGAGCGCTTTTACTCCCTGTTGATGGGGGAGATTCGCCGTCTCCGTGATGATGAGAACGGGTATGGACCGAAGGGCTGCGGATTTATTCCACATGTTGACATCCCTGTCGATGTGGCGGCGGCAGATGAAGTGCTGCACAATGAGTTAGAGTGTTATGCTGCGCGTTGA
- a CDS encoding glycyl radical protein produces the protein MKFLEFVPQTDDIDMERIERFHNYMQERRASICSERAVLYTESFRETEGEDYTIRKAKAFAHTLRHMTIYIEEDSLIFGNQASRNFAAPIFPEFSIDWVVKELDEFDKRSGDVFYITEEVKEDIRRIAPYWHGHTHEDEVQRTTTESVRMAEKQKVIHRGGISMSGDGHIVPKHELILEKGFRAISEEAKEKLKGAGLTEENRVFYEAVVIALEGALDFIKRYAALARELAEKEQNPKRREELLAMGEMAETLMERPAQSYWEGCETVYLVHMLQMIESNGHSFCYGRFDQYMYDLYRHDIDHGILSVEKALEITTHMFLMNSGNNKVRPYGHTRFSQGHPLYSNLMVGGYRPDGTDGSNELSALCIEAMNLTAMAEPNFSMRYNADTPESLLRLAGRLIRTGCGMPSMFNDDAAVRGLESLGIKREDALDYCAIGCVETGVPGKYGHRATGMTYVNWGKILELVIYNGTDPDSGIQMMSVNGQPGKDITYKSYDEMWAAWKKLLKFYSDIAVECDVICDKALAVYDADPFASCFIDNCMEVGKLLKNGGCQYDVISQSNIGPAVLGNSFEAIKKLIFDEKKLTWDELKHAMEVNWMGEEGKRVHDLVKSAPKFGNDEDEVDGIVRDIFESYLELLPAYKTDRTGRGPEVSCYTMSTSNITSYVPNGLDVGATPDGRMARSPLNEGCSPTQGTDVNGPTAVIRSVSKLPNWKVAAGQLLNMRFAPGTLAGEENLQKFVGFLRASQRMGIYHNQFNVIDSTTLRDAQKNPEQYTDLIVRVAGYCAQFVSLMPETQDAIIARTENEW, from the coding sequence ATGAAGTTTTTGGAATTTGTCCCGCAGACGGACGACATCGACATGGAGCGCATCGAGCGCTTTCACAACTATATGCAGGAGCGCCGCGCGAGCATCTGTAGCGAGCGCGCCGTGCTCTATACGGAGTCGTTCCGTGAGACCGAGGGCGAGGATTATACGATCCGCAAGGCGAAGGCGTTCGCGCATACCCTGCGCCACATGACAATCTACATCGAGGAGGACAGCCTGATCTTCGGCAATCAGGCAAGCCGCAACTTTGCCGCACCGATTTTCCCCGAGTTTTCTATTGACTGGGTGGTGAAGGAACTCGACGAGTTCGACAAGCGTTCGGGCGACGTGTTCTACATCACAGAGGAGGTCAAGGAGGATATCCGCCGCATCGCGCCGTACTGGCACGGGCACACGCACGAGGACGAGGTACAGCGGACGACAACGGAGAGCGTCCGCATGGCGGAAAAGCAGAAGGTCATCCATCGTGGCGGCATCTCCATGTCGGGCGACGGGCACATTGTCCCGAAGCACGAGCTGATTCTCGAAAAGGGCTTCCGCGCCATCAGCGAGGAGGCAAAGGAAAAGTTAAAAGGGGCGGGGCTTACCGAGGAGAACCGCGTCTTCTATGAGGCGGTCGTGATCGCGCTCGAAGGGGCACTTGACTTTATCAAACGCTATGCCGCGCTCGCACGGGAACTGGCGGAGAAGGAGCAGAATCCGAAGCGGCGTGAGGAACTGCTGGCGATGGGCGAGATGGCAGAGACGCTGATGGAGCGCCCCGCGCAGAGCTACTGGGAGGGCTGCGAGACGGTCTACCTCGTGCACATGCTCCAGATGATCGAGAGCAACGGGCATTCCTTCTGCTACGGTCGCTTCGACCAATATATGTACGATCTCTATCGGCACGATATCGACCATGGGATTTTGTCGGTGGAAAAGGCGCTTGAGATCACGACCCATATGTTCCTCATGAACAGCGGCAACAACAAGGTGCGCCCCTACGGGCACACGCGCTTCTCGCAGGGCCATCCGCTCTACTCGAACCTCATGGTCGGCGGCTACCGCCCCGACGGTACGGACGGCTCGAACGAACTGTCCGCGCTCTGCATCGAGGCGATGAACCTCACGGCGATGGCGGAGCCGAACTTCTCCATGCGCTACAACGCCGACACGCCCGAGAGTCTGCTGCGCCTCGCGGGGCGTCTCATCCGCACGGGCTGCGGTATGCCGTCCATGTTCAACGACGACGCGGCAGTGCGCGGGCTGGAGAGCCTCGGCATCAAACGCGAGGATGCGCTCGACTACTGCGCGATCGGCTGCGTGGAGACGGGCGTGCCCGGCAAATACGGACACCGTGCGACGGGCATGACCTACGTCAACTGGGGCAAGATTTTGGAGCTTGTCATCTACAACGGCACCGATCCCGACAGCGGCATCCAGATGATGAGTGTGAACGGGCAGCCCGGTAAGGACATCACGTACAAGTCCTATGATGAGATGTGGGCGGCATGGAAGAAGCTGCTGAAATTCTACTCGGACATCGCCGTCGAATGCGATGTGATCTGCGACAAGGCGCTCGCCGTGTACGATGCCGACCCGTTTGCCTCCTGCTTTATCGACAACTGCATGGAGGTCGGCAAGCTGCTCAAGAACGGCGGCTGTCAGTACGACGTGATCTCGCAGTCGAACATCGGTCCCGCCGTGCTCGGCAACTCGTTCGAGGCGATCAAGAAGCTGATCTTTGACGAGAAAAAGCTGACATGGGACGAACTGAAACACGCGATGGAGGTCAACTGGATGGGAGAGGAGGGCAAGCGTGTCCACGATCTTGTCAAGTCCGCGCCGAAGTTTGGCAACGATGAGGACGAGGTGGACGGTATCGTGCGCGACATCTTCGAGTCTTATCTGGAACTCCTGCCCGCATATAAGACCGATCGGACGGGCAGAGGCCCCGAGGTCAGCTGCTATACAATGTCCACGAGCAATATCACATCCTATGTGCCAAACGGTCTGGACGTGGGGGCGACGCCGGACGGGCGTATGGCACGCTCGCCGCTCAACGAGGGATGCTCGCCGACGCAGGGGACGGATGTGAACGGCCCGACGGCCGTCATCCGCTCCGTGTCGAAATTGCCGAACTGGAAGGTTGCGGCGGGACAGCTGCTCAACATGCGCTTTGCACCGGGCACGCTCGCGGGTGAGGAGAATCTGCAAAAATTCGTGGGATTCCTGCGCGCGAGTCAGCGCATGGGCATCTATCACAATCAGTTCAACGTCATTGACTCCACGACGCTGCGCGACGCGCAGAAGAATCCCGAGCAGTACACGGATCTCATCGTGCGTGTGGCGGGCTACTGCGCGCAGTTTGTTTCGCTCATGCCAGAGACGCAGGATGCCATCATTGCGCGTACGGAGAACGAGTGGTGA
- a CDS encoding DUF389 domain-containing protein — MIWNKLNDFFDLHGDIASIQEITERINAGVRFRGTNLSVLMLAIFIASIGLNMNSTAVIIGAMLISPLMGSILGIGYGLARYDSTYIRSSAGSLLAQVVISVATSTLYFSLTPIDAPSSELLARTSPTIWDVLIAVFGGLAGIIGVTRKEGGNVIPGVAIATALMPPLCTAGYGIATGVMAYTVGALYLFFINSFFICLTAFIVLKIIDIPSKIERNSVEFSRQKRYLMAVAILVTLPSCFFAYQSVQENLENEQAKIYIEENFKALPHLAISYTLDSQKKTLTVFTITGISEDDLTGLTEKLHEKAHLRAFRLEVFSAEDREEMEAMIDQRLSEVRKSAIPSVQEQQTVTALKSAREESEKQGTYILDWNREAHIVFPQISRIAVGSVRAPAGTGDKSAALSETQIAFIYLQSDMDEASRARLTKWISDKAKNRVEVHFFPEVSATKENKGE; from the coding sequence TTGATTTGGAATAAGCTAAACGATTTTTTTGACTTGCATGGCGACATTGCGTCAATACAGGAGATTACAGAGCGGATCAATGCCGGCGTGCGATTTCGGGGGACGAATCTCAGTGTCCTGATGCTGGCGATCTTTATCGCCTCCATCGGGCTCAATATGAACAGCACGGCGGTCATCATTGGCGCGATGCTGATCTCCCCGCTGATGGGGTCGATCCTTGGCATTGGCTATGGGCTTGCCCGTTATGACAGCACATACATCCGTTCCAGCGCAGGAAGCCTGCTCGCCCAAGTCGTCATTTCGGTTGCCACATCGACGCTTTATTTTTCCCTCACACCGATCGATGCCCCCTCGTCCGAACTGCTTGCACGGACATCGCCGACCATCTGGGACGTTTTGATTGCTGTCTTTGGCGGATTGGCAGGAATCATCGGCGTAACACGCAAAGAGGGCGGGAATGTCATCCCCGGTGTTGCGATTGCGACAGCTCTTATGCCTCCTCTCTGCACCGCAGGATATGGCATTGCCACGGGCGTTATGGCGTACACTGTGGGCGCACTCTACCTGTTCTTTATCAACAGCTTCTTTATCTGTCTGACGGCATTCATCGTCTTGAAAATCATAGACATTCCCTCCAAGATAGAGCGGAACTCCGTGGAATTCTCAAGACAGAAACGCTATCTGATGGCCGTTGCCATACTTGTCACGCTGCCCAGCTGTTTCTTTGCGTATCAAAGCGTGCAGGAAAATCTGGAGAACGAGCAGGCGAAGATCTATATCGAGGAGAATTTCAAAGCACTGCCTCACCTTGCGATCTCTTATACCTTGGACAGCCAGAAGAAAACATTGACGGTGTTTACGATCACGGGAATATCGGAGGATGATTTGACGGGATTGACGGAGAAACTGCATGAAAAGGCACATCTCAGAGCGTTCCGGCTAGAGGTTTTTTCTGCGGAAGATCGCGAAGAGATGGAGGCAATGATCGATCAGAGACTCAGCGAGGTTAGGAAAAGTGCCATCCCCTCTGTGCAGGAGCAGCAGACCGTGACTGCACTCAAGTCTGCCCGCGAGGAAAGCGAGAAGCAGGGAACCTACATATTGGACTGGAATCGAGAGGCACACATCGTATTTCCGCAAATCTCCCGCATCGCCGTCGGGAGTGTACGCGCACCTGCCGGCACTGGGGATAAATCGGCTGCTCTGAGTGAAACGCAAATTGCGTTCATATATCTGCAATCGGATATGGACGAAGCGTCGCGTGCTCGCTTGACCAAATGGATTTCAGACAAAGCAAAGAACCGTGTAGAGGTGCACTTCTTTCCTGAAGTCTCGGCAACAAAGGAGAACAAAGGGGAGTGA
- a CDS encoding phosphomannomutase/phosphoglucomutase: MLTKDAIMKLANGSDVRGVAVEGVADEPVTLTVEAVNRIAGAFVEFLARRSGKKPGELKITIGHDARISAPMLMEAAVKGLRAKGAAVLDCGLASTPAMFMSIIFPETAADGAVMLTASHLPYNRNGMKFFTASGGLEHEDIHAILEMAATIEEGTADITGVVEYDLIARYALHLRGLICTKLSFPRGGKPLRGMHVVVDAGNGDGGFFVNRILKPLGANTEGSQFLEPDGMFPNHMPNPEDKTAMESLRNAVLASKADLGLIFDTDVDRMGAVLANGEEISRNSLIAMMASILAEEYPGSTIVTDSVTSDELSVFLEQKLGLKHHRYMRGYKNVINECIRLNREGISSPLAIETSGHGALRENYYLDDGAYLAVRLLIAAALGRKEGHPLASRIARLGQPAESREYRLRIVGQEAYRVYGDKVLSAFGERARAAGISIAEPSYEGVRLVFAEGWALLRMSLHDPNMPLNIESRSEGGCAVIAARVKSLLDGFDSLDLRSLET, from the coding sequence ATGCTGACAAAGGATGCAATCATGAAGCTTGCGAATGGCAGCGACGTGCGCGGTGTTGCCGTCGAGGGTGTTGCGGACGAGCCGGTAACGCTTACTGTCGAAGCTGTAAACCGCATCGCGGGTGCGTTTGTGGAGTTTCTTGCGCGGCGCAGCGGCAAGAAGCCCGGCGAGTTGAAGATCACAATCGGGCATGATGCACGCATCTCAGCCCCCATGCTGATGGAGGCAGCAGTGAAAGGGCTGCGGGCAAAGGGCGCGGCAGTGCTCGACTGTGGGCTTGCCTCGACACCGGCAATGTTTATGTCCATCATCTTTCCGGAGACCGCTGCCGACGGTGCCGTTATGCTGACGGCGAGTCATCTGCCCTACAATCGGAACGGTATGAAGTTCTTTACGGCGAGTGGTGGATTGGAACACGAGGACATCCATGCGATTCTTGAGATGGCAGCGACGATTGAGGAGGGCACAGCAGACATCACGGGGGTTGTGGAATATGACCTGATCGCGCGCTATGCCCTACATCTACGCGGACTGATCTGCACGAAACTCAGTTTCCCGCGTGGAGGAAAGCCTCTGCGTGGAATGCACGTCGTTGTGGATGCGGGCAACGGGGATGGTGGATTCTTTGTCAATCGCATATTGAAACCACTGGGGGCAAATACGGAAGGCAGTCAGTTCCTCGAACCCGACGGGATGTTCCCAAACCATATGCCGAATCCGGAGGACAAGACGGCAATGGAGTCCCTACGAAATGCCGTTCTTGCGAGCAAGGCAGATCTCGGACTTATCTTTGATACGGATGTCGACCGCATGGGTGCCGTCCTCGCCAATGGGGAGGAAATCAGCCGCAACAGCCTGATTGCGATGATGGCATCGATTCTTGCGGAGGAGTATCCTGGCAGTACGATTGTGACGGATTCCGTCACGTCGGACGAGCTGAGCGTGTTCTTGGAGCAGAAACTGGGGCTGAAGCACCACCGCTATATGCGTGGCTATAAGAACGTCATCAACGAGTGCATCCGCCTGAACAGAGAGGGCATCAGTTCACCGCTCGCGATCGAGACTTCGGGGCACGGCGCGCTGCGCGAGAACTACTATCTCGACGACGGGGCGTACCTCGCCGTCCGCCTGCTGATCGCCGCAGCACTGGGGCGAAAGGAGGGACATCCCCTCGCATCGCGCATTGCGCGCCTCGGGCAGCCTGCAGAGAGCCGCGAATACCGTTTGCGCATCGTCGGGCAGGAGGCGTACCGCGTCTACGGGGACAAGGTGCTTTCCGCATTCGGTGAGCGCGCGCGGGCGGCGGGTATCTCCATCGCAGAGCCGTCCTATGAGGGCGTCCGTCTCGTCTTCGCCGAGGGATGGGCACTCCTGCGCATGTCGCTCCACGATCCGAACATGCCGCTCAACATAGAAAGTCGCTCGGAGGGAGGCTGCGCAGTGATTGCCGCTCGCGTGAAATCCCTGCTGGATGGTTTTGATTCGCTCGATCTCAGATCCTTAGAGACATGA
- a CDS encoding YifB family Mg chelatase-like AAA ATPase, whose translation MFAKTYGATTLGIDGRIIDVEVDVSPGLPGFELVGLPDTSVKESKERVRTAIRNSGIQLRQERVTVNLAPADVRKDSSGLDLPIAVGLLASYGMVPEAAVQNALFSAELSLDGNCRPISGILPMAITAREHGLTEFYVAPSNADEALLIDGLKVYAVENLAQLVRHLTGTETLTPATPNHIETQKDAAFTDDFADVQGQYQAKRALEIAAAGGHNVLMVGVPGSGKTMLARRMPSILPELTKEEAIEITKIYSISGLLGKDTGLVTTRPFRSPHHTSSTVAMIGGGSIPRPGEVTLAHHGVLFLDELPEFSKKTLEVLREPIEDRQITVSRANATLTFPSSIILVAAMNPCPCGFHGDKDHICECSAGEIKRYTRKLSGPLLDRIDLHIRVSRVTYADLHATRKAESSESIRQRVVAARIIQRERLQRHGLFCNAQMNHSMIKKYCRLEQEAEGLLEAAFHRINLSARSHDRIIKVARTIADLGQSPVITPAHIAEAIQLRSDVGLNIE comes from the coding sequence TTGTTTGCAAAGACTTATGGTGCGACGACCCTCGGGATAGACGGACGGATTATCGACGTTGAGGTGGATGTATCGCCCGGGCTGCCGGGCTTTGAGCTGGTGGGGCTTCCCGATACGTCGGTGAAGGAGTCGAAGGAGCGGGTACGGACGGCGATTCGTAACTCCGGCATTCAGTTGCGGCAGGAACGGGTGACGGTGAATCTTGCGCCCGCCGATGTGCGAAAGGACAGCTCGGGGCTTGATCTGCCGATAGCCGTCGGACTCCTTGCTTCCTACGGCATGGTTCCGGAGGCGGCGGTGCAGAATGCACTCTTTTCGGCGGAACTCTCTCTCGATGGAAACTGCCGTCCGATCAGCGGCATCCTTCCGATGGCGATTACGGCGCGTGAGCACGGTCTGACGGAATTCTACGTTGCTCCCTCCAATGCAGATGAGGCACTCCTCATTGACGGACTGAAGGTCTATGCGGTTGAGAATCTGGCGCAGCTTGTGCGTCATCTGACAGGCACGGAGACGCTGACTCCTGCCACACCAAATCATATCGAAACACAAAAAGACGCCGCTTTCACCGATGACTTTGCGGATGTGCAGGGGCAGTATCAGGCGAAACGTGCGCTTGAGATTGCAGCGGCAGGAGGGCATAATGTCCTCATGGTCGGCGTGCCCGGTTCTGGCAAGACGATGCTGGCACGTCGGATGCCTTCGATTCTGCCGGAGCTGACGAAGGAAGAAGCCATCGAGATCACAAAGATTTACAGCATCTCGGGGCTGCTCGGCAAGGATACGGGGCTTGTGACGACGCGCCCCTTTCGCAGTCCGCATCATACGTCCTCGACGGTGGCGATGATCGGCGGAGGCAGTATCCCGCGTCCGGGGGAGGTGACGCTTGCCCATCACGGCGTGCTCTTTCTGGATGAGCTGCCGGAGTTCAGCAAGAAGACACTTGAGGTGCTGCGCGAGCCGATCGAGGATCGTCAGATTACCGTGTCGCGTGCGAACGCAACACTGACCTTTCCCTCTAGTATCATTTTGGTAGCCGCGATGAATCCGTGCCCCTGTGGATTTCACGGAGATAAGGATCATATATGTGAGTGTTCTGCGGGCGAGATCAAGCGATATACACGAAAATTATCAGGACCGTTGCTTGACCGTATCGATCTTCATATCCGTGTGTCGCGTGTAACCTATGCGGATCTTCATGCTACGCGTAAGGCGGAATCCTCTGAATCCATTCGTCAGCGTGTTGTGGCAGCTCGCATCATTCAGCGCGAGCGATTGCAGAGACACGGCCTCTTTTGTAATGCACAGATGAATCACAGCATGATAAAGAAATATTGTCGGCTTGAGCAGGAGGCTGAGGGGTTGCTTGAGGCGGCATTTCACCGCATCAACCTATCGGCGCGTTCTCACGACCGCATCATCAAGGTAGCACGGACGATTGCCGATCTCGGGCAAAGTCCCGTTATCACGCCAGCACATATTGCAGAGGCAATCCAGTTGCGCTCTGATGTTGGACTGAATATCGAATGA
- the manZ gene encoding PTS mannose transporter subunit IID: MEKQLTKRELVWIFIRSNFLLASYNFERMQAMGFCVSLIPALKKLYQGDELKAALKRHLEFFNTQPFLAASIMGIIAAMEEKRANGAAISPQTLSGVKVGLIGPLAGVGDPIFWGTLRPVLAALGAGIALTGSIIGPILFFVAFNVLRLLTHWYGVMYGYAKGTELVEEVGGNKMRYLTEGSSVLGLLVMGALVAKWTSVNMPLVLSEYTNSQGELVVTTVQTILDSLMPSMVPLLMTFACMYLLKKSVNPLLIIVGLFAIGIIGYAIGLLA, from the coding sequence ATGGAAAAGCAACTGACCAAGAGAGAGCTCGTCTGGATCTTTATCCGCTCCAATTTCCTGCTCGCGTCCTATAATTTCGAGCGTATGCAGGCGATGGGATTCTGCGTTTCGCTGATCCCCGCGCTCAAGAAGCTCTATCAGGGCGATGAACTCAAGGCGGCACTGAAACGTCACCTCGAGTTCTTCAATACACAGCCGTTTCTTGCCGCCTCCATCATGGGCATCATTGCGGCGATGGAGGAAAAGCGTGCGAACGGTGCGGCGATCAGTCCGCAGACGCTCTCGGGTGTCAAGGTCGGTCTTATTGGCCCCTTGGCGGGCGTTGGGGACCCGATCTTCTGGGGGACGCTGCGTCCCGTTCTCGCCGCCCTTGGTGCAGGAATTGCACTGACGGGCAGCATCATCGGACCGATCCTCTTCTTCGTCGCGTTCAATGTGCTGCGTCTCTTGACGCACTGGTACGGCGTCATGTATGGCTACGCGAAGGGGACGGAGCTCGTGGAAGAGGTCGGCGGGAACAAGATGCGCTACCTCACGGAGGGTTCATCCGTCCTCGGACTCCTCGTCATGGGGGCACTTGTCGCAAAGTGGACGAGCGTCAATATGCCGCTTGTTCTCTCGGAGTACACGAACAGTCAGGGCGAACTTGTCGTTACGACAGTGCAGACAATTCTCGACAGCCTCATGCCGAGCATGGTTCCGCTCCTCATGACGTTCGCCTGCATGTATCTGCTCAAGAAGAGCGTGAATCCGCTGCTCATCATTGTCGGACTCTTCGCGATCGGCATTATCGGCTATGCAATTGGGCTGCTGGCATAA